The following coding sequences are from one Microbacterium sp. SORGH_AS_0969 window:
- the dinB gene encoding DNA polymerase IV, translating to MGRGDGTGRIVSPPDADDTGTGILHVDMDAFFASVAVLDDPSLAGKPLIIGGSEGRGVVSSASYEARRYGVKSAMPVAVALRLCPTAIVVNPPYHRYTEMSRQVMAIFHDVTPLVEPLSIDEAFLDVRGARRLWGSPGRIARDLRARVQAETGLTCSIGVAATKHVAKMASTISKPDGLLVVAASQTEAFLRPRSVRALWGVGPKAAESLEARGIRLVSDILDAPRAVLEQALGSAMAERVWHLSRGIDARAVHTGRTEKSIGHEETFHADISDTRTLHVELRRLADRVGARLRAQQYEAGTVAIKVRFSDFTTVSRSRTLSEATSVGQRIGDAAIELFDAIDRRQAVRLVGVRGEKLAPATMAATLWDDDAEWRRVEGTLDSAVARFGRGAVTRGSLLGPTRGGGALPTNPRPTYDH from the coding sequence ATGGGACGCGGGGACGGCACGGGGCGCATCGTCTCGCCCCCCGACGCGGATGACACCGGCACCGGCATCCTGCACGTCGACATGGATGCGTTCTTCGCCTCGGTCGCTGTGCTCGACGACCCGTCCCTCGCCGGAAAGCCGCTCATCATCGGCGGATCCGAGGGTCGCGGCGTGGTGTCGAGCGCGTCCTACGAGGCTCGCCGCTATGGGGTGAAGTCGGCCATGCCGGTCGCTGTCGCGCTGAGACTGTGCCCGACCGCGATCGTCGTCAATCCTCCGTATCACCGGTACACCGAGATGTCGCGGCAGGTCATGGCGATCTTCCACGACGTCACGCCCCTCGTCGAGCCCCTCTCGATCGACGAGGCCTTCCTCGACGTGCGAGGAGCTCGACGCCTATGGGGGAGTCCGGGGCGGATCGCGCGCGATCTCCGCGCTCGGGTCCAGGCCGAGACCGGACTCACGTGCAGCATCGGCGTCGCCGCGACGAAGCACGTGGCGAAGATGGCGTCGACGATCTCCAAACCCGACGGGCTGCTCGTCGTCGCGGCGAGTCAGACCGAGGCCTTCCTGCGGCCGCGGTCCGTGCGCGCCCTCTGGGGAGTGGGCCCCAAGGCGGCCGAGTCTCTCGAGGCGCGCGGCATCCGTCTCGTCTCCGACATCCTGGACGCGCCACGGGCCGTGCTCGAGCAGGCACTGGGATCGGCGATGGCAGAGCGGGTCTGGCACCTCTCGCGCGGAATCGACGCCCGCGCGGTGCACACGGGGCGCACGGAGAAGAGCATCGGTCACGAAGAGACGTTCCACGCCGACATCTCCGACACCCGCACGCTCCACGTCGAGCTGCGCCGTCTCGCGGATCGGGTCGGCGCACGTCTGCGCGCGCAGCAGTACGAGGCGGGCACCGTGGCCATCAAGGTGCGCTTCAGCGACTTCACCACGGTGAGTCGCTCGCGCACCCTGTCCGAAGCGACCTCCGTCGGTCAACGCATCGGCGATGCGGCGATCGAGCTGTTCGACGCGATCGACCGTCGACAAGCGGTGCGACTCGTGGGCGTGCGCGGCGAGAAGCTCGCGCCGGCGACCATGGCCGCGACCCTGTGGGACGACGACGCCGAATGGCGCCGTGTCGAGGGCACGCTCGACAGCGCCGTCGCCCGTTTCGGTCGCGGCGCCGTGACCCGCGGCTCGTTGCTCGGCCCCACCCGCGGCGGCGGGGCACTCCCGACCAACCCCCGCCCGACGTACGACCACTGA
- a CDS encoding long-chain-fatty-acid--CoA ligase → MTSFDPPRPWTHSYAAGVSEDLEPQTGSLVDIVDASARDYPDAPALQFFGRETTYAEMSTEIARVAGALAAHGVRAGDPVAIVLPNCPQHIVAFYAVLRLGAVVVEHNPLYTARELRKQFEDHGAKHAIVLSKVVRTVQDFPADLRLTTLVSVDVTEAMPFRMRLALRLPIAKARESRAALTEKTRDATPWAELSRHAPLPETHPRPSSADLAIIQYTSGTTGTPKGAMLTHANLLANAAQARAWVPQIVRGEGCIVYAVLPMFHAYGLTLCLTFAMSMGARLVLFPKFDPDLVLAVTKKHPATFLPLVPPIAERLLAAAQANGISLQGTDVAISGAMALPHDLVVPFEKATGGYLVEGYGLSECSPVLMANPVADNRVAGTVGLPLPGTECRVVDPDDPRRDVERGELLVRGPQVFSGYYGKPEATDEVFVDGWFRTGDIVTIDDAGFVRIVDRIKELIITGGFNVAPTEVENVLRQHPDVADVAVVGLPNEHSGEEVVAAVVPTTPGAFDAEAVRAFARGILTPYKVPRRIVVVDELPKSLIGKVLRRQVREQLLPKE, encoded by the coding sequence GTGACCAGCTTCGATCCGCCCCGTCCCTGGACCCACAGCTATGCCGCCGGCGTCTCCGAGGACCTCGAGCCCCAGACCGGGTCACTCGTCGACATCGTCGATGCCTCGGCCCGCGACTATCCCGACGCTCCGGCGCTCCAGTTCTTCGGACGGGAGACGACGTACGCCGAGATGTCCACCGAGATCGCGCGCGTCGCAGGCGCGCTGGCCGCTCACGGCGTGCGCGCCGGCGACCCGGTTGCGATCGTGCTCCCGAACTGCCCGCAGCACATCGTGGCGTTCTACGCCGTCCTGCGACTCGGCGCCGTCGTCGTCGAACACAATCCGCTTTACACCGCTCGCGAGCTGCGGAAGCAGTTCGAAGACCACGGCGCGAAGCACGCCATCGTCTTGAGCAAGGTCGTGCGCACGGTGCAGGACTTCCCCGCCGACCTGCGGCTGACGACCCTCGTGTCGGTCGACGTAACCGAAGCGATGCCGTTCCGCATGCGCCTCGCGCTTCGCCTGCCGATCGCGAAGGCTCGAGAGTCGCGGGCGGCGCTCACCGAGAAGACGCGGGATGCCACCCCCTGGGCCGAGCTCTCGCGTCACGCGCCGCTGCCCGAGACGCACCCGCGTCCCTCGTCGGCCGACCTGGCGATCATCCAGTACACGAGCGGCACCACCGGAACCCCCAAGGGCGCCATGCTGACGCACGCGAATCTCCTCGCCAACGCCGCGCAAGCGCGCGCGTGGGTGCCGCAGATTGTGCGTGGTGAAGGATGCATCGTCTATGCCGTTCTGCCGATGTTCCACGCCTACGGGCTCACTCTGTGCCTGACGTTCGCCATGTCGATGGGCGCGCGACTGGTGCTGTTCCCCAAGTTCGATCCCGACCTGGTTCTGGCCGTGACGAAGAAGCACCCCGCGACGTTCCTTCCTCTGGTACCGCCGATCGCGGAACGGCTCCTCGCCGCGGCGCAGGCGAATGGCATCTCGCTCCAGGGCACCGACGTGGCGATCTCCGGCGCCATGGCCTTGCCGCACGATCTGGTCGTCCCCTTCGAGAAGGCCACGGGTGGGTATCTGGTCGAGGGATACGGTCTGAGCGAATGCTCCCCCGTCCTCATGGCGAACCCCGTCGCCGACAACCGCGTCGCCGGGACGGTCGGTCTTCCGCTCCCCGGCACCGAGTGTCGTGTCGTCGACCCCGACGACCCGCGCCGCGACGTCGAACGCGGCGAACTGCTGGTTCGAGGACCGCAGGTGTTCTCCGGCTACTACGGCAAGCCCGAAGCGACCGACGAAGTCTTCGTCGACGGGTGGTTCCGCACGGGGGACATCGTCACGATCGATGACGCCGGGTTCGTCCGCATCGTCGACCGGATCAAAGAACTGATCATCACGGGCGGTTTCAACGTCGCACCGACCGAGGTCGAGAACGTGCTGCGCCAGCACCCCGACGTGGCTGACGTCGCCGTCGTCGGCCTGCCGAATGAGCACTCCGGTGAGGAGGTCGTCGCCGCGGTGGTCCCGACGACGCCCGGCGCGTTCGACGCTGAGGCGGTGCGGGCGTTCGCGCGCGGCATCCTGACGCCGTACAAGGTTCCGCGTCGCATCGTCGTCGTCGACGAACTGCCGAAGTCACTCATCGGCAAGGTGCTGCGCCGCCAGGTACGGGAGCAGCTCCTCCCGAAGGAGTGA
- the gatC gene encoding Asp-tRNA(Asn)/Glu-tRNA(Gln) amidotransferase subunit GatC translates to MSEITPDLVRHLGVLARIQLSDEEVQSLTGQLDAIVDNIAKVSEVATPEVVATSHPIPLENVFRPDAVQPQLTREQVLQNAPDQADGRFRVTAILGEEQ, encoded by the coding sequence GTGTCTGAAATCACTCCTGATCTCGTGCGCCATCTCGGTGTGCTCGCCCGGATCCAGTTGAGCGACGAGGAGGTCCAGAGCCTCACCGGCCAGCTGGACGCCATCGTCGACAACATCGCGAAGGTGTCCGAGGTGGCGACCCCCGAGGTCGTCGCGACGAGCCACCCGATCCCGCTCGAGAACGTCTTCCGCCCCGACGCCGTGCAGCCGCAGCTGACGCGCGAGCAGGTGCTGCAGAACGCCCCCGACCAGGCAGACGGGCGATTCCGCGTGACCGCGATCCTGGGAGAAGAGCAGTGA
- the clpS gene encoding ATP-dependent Clp protease adapter ClpS has translation MGVMPTVATPDLDLVDATELTAVPPSSWQTVVWNDPVNLMSYVSHVFRTYFGFDAATAERLMLAVHNDGHAVVARGPREVMEAHAHAMHDYGLWATVRKEPA, from the coding sequence GTGGGCGTGATGCCGACGGTGGCCACCCCCGATCTCGACCTCGTCGACGCCACCGAGCTCACTGCCGTTCCGCCCTCGTCGTGGCAGACGGTGGTGTGGAACGACCCCGTGAACCTCATGAGCTATGTCAGCCACGTGTTCCGCACCTACTTCGGCTTCGACGCCGCGACGGCCGAGCGGCTCATGCTCGCCGTCCACAACGACGGTCACGCGGTCGTTGCCCGCGGCCCGCGCGAGGTGATGGAAGCGCACGCGCACGCGATGCACGATTACGGCCTGTGGGCGACAGTTCGGAAGGAACCCGCGTGA
- a CDS encoding metallopeptidase family protein — translation MSEDAGSGVALRLDAEQFEALVVNELDQLPDDMVEGLDNVVFVVEDRPEDGSLDLLGLYDGWALTERDRYGVGELPDRIILYREPHLAACSDEQELRDEIHTTLVHEIAHFYGIDDARLHELGWA, via the coding sequence ATGAGCGAAGACGCGGGTTCCGGCGTCGCGCTCCGTCTCGACGCCGAACAGTTCGAGGCGTTGGTCGTCAACGAGCTCGACCAGCTCCCCGACGACATGGTCGAGGGCTTGGACAACGTCGTGTTCGTCGTGGAAGACCGGCCTGAGGACGGATCGCTCGATCTTCTCGGGCTGTATGACGGTTGGGCGTTGACGGAGCGCGACCGATACGGCGTAGGCGAGCTTCCCGACCGCATCATCCTCTACCGCGAGCCGCACCTCGCAGCCTGCTCCGACGAGCAGGAGCTCCGCGACGAGATCCACACGACCCTGGTCCACGAGATCGCCCACTTCTACGGCATCGACGACGCACGCCTGCACGAATTGGGGTGGGCGTGA
- a CDS encoding DUF2017 family protein encodes MSDKIVVLEISGLEALHLAGIVGQFRDVVTDTQRSDDPAVARLLPDAYPDDEEATREFRRLTGDDLLGRRAADAEVVLRTLGMDGGAHDHGDPDATLTIALGEDEALSWMRTLSAVRLVMATRLGIHSEDDHQPDDPRFGIYDWIGYRLDGLVTALDRR; translated from the coding sequence GTGAGCGACAAGATCGTCGTCCTCGAGATCAGCGGTCTCGAGGCCCTTCACCTCGCCGGCATCGTCGGGCAGTTCCGTGACGTCGTGACGGACACGCAGCGCAGTGACGACCCTGCCGTCGCACGCCTTCTGCCGGATGCGTATCCCGATGATGAGGAAGCGACACGGGAGTTCCGTCGGCTGACCGGCGACGACCTGCTCGGTCGACGTGCCGCCGACGCGGAGGTCGTCCTCCGCACCCTCGGCATGGACGGCGGGGCGCATGACCACGGCGACCCGGATGCCACCCTGACCATCGCTCTCGGCGAAGACGAGGCCCTGTCGTGGATGCGGACCCTGTCGGCGGTGCGTCTCGTGATGGCGACACGCCTCGGCATCCACAGCGAAGACGATCATCAGCCCGATGATCCGCGCTTCGGGATCTACGACTGGATCGGCTATCGCCTCGACGGTCTCGTCACCGCACTCGACCGCCGCTGA
- the gatB gene encoding Asp-tRNA(Asn)/Glu-tRNA(Gln) amidotransferase subunit GatB, translating to MAKDALMDFDEALEMFEPVLGFEVHVELNTATKMFSSAPNPANEANHGAEPNTLVAPVDMGLPGALPVVNAEAIRSSISLGLALGCSIAPSSRFARKNYFYPDLGKNYQISQYDEPIAFEGSVEVELEDGTIVTVPIERAHMEEDAGKLTHMGGATGRIQGAEYSLVDYNRAGVPLVEIVTKPIFGAEHSAPALAKAYVATIRDIVRGLGISEARLERGNLRCDANVSLRPRGQEKLGTRTETKNVNSMRSVERAVRYEIQRQAAILAKGGTITQETRHWHEDTGRTSPGRPKSDADDYRYFPEPDLLPVVPAPELIEELRAALPEPPAARRRRLKAEWGFTDLEFQDVANGGLLDAVADTIAAGAAPAAARKWWTGEITRVANAQERDAADLVSPANVAALQKLVDAGTLTDKLARQVLEGVIAGEGTPEEVVDARGLAVVSDDGALIAAIDDALAAQPDVLAKIRDGKVQAAGAVIGAVMKAMKGQADAARVRELVLERAAAQ from the coding sequence ATGGCGAAAGATGCCCTGATGGACTTCGACGAGGCGCTCGAGATGTTCGAGCCCGTCCTCGGTTTCGAGGTGCACGTCGAGCTGAACACCGCGACCAAGATGTTCTCGTCCGCGCCGAACCCGGCGAACGAGGCGAACCACGGCGCCGAGCCGAACACGCTCGTCGCGCCGGTCGACATGGGGCTCCCCGGTGCCCTGCCGGTCGTCAACGCCGAAGCGATCCGTTCGTCGATCAGCCTGGGCCTCGCCCTCGGCTGCTCGATCGCACCCTCGAGCCGCTTCGCGCGAAAGAACTACTTCTACCCCGACCTCGGCAAGAACTATCAGATCTCGCAGTACGACGAGCCGATCGCGTTCGAGGGATCGGTCGAGGTCGAGCTCGAAGACGGCACGATCGTCACCGTGCCGATCGAGCGCGCGCACATGGAGGAAGACGCGGGCAAACTCACCCACATGGGCGGCGCGACCGGTCGCATCCAGGGCGCCGAGTACTCGCTCGTCGACTACAACCGCGCCGGTGTGCCGCTCGTCGAGATCGTCACCAAGCCGATCTTCGGTGCGGAGCACTCCGCCCCCGCCCTCGCCAAGGCGTACGTCGCGACGATTCGCGACATCGTTCGCGGTCTCGGCATCTCGGAGGCGCGTCTGGAGCGCGGAAACCTCCGCTGCGATGCGAACGTGTCGCTGCGGCCGCGCGGCCAGGAAAAGCTCGGCACCCGCACCGAGACGAAGAACGTGAACTCGATGCGCTCTGTCGAGCGCGCCGTGCGGTACGAGATCCAGCGCCAGGCCGCGATCCTCGCCAAGGGTGGCACCATCACGCAAGAGACGCGGCACTGGCATGAAGACACCGGACGTACCTCTCCCGGTCGACCGAAGTCGGATGCCGACGACTACCGCTACTTCCCGGAGCCCGACCTGCTCCCCGTGGTGCCTGCGCCCGAACTGATCGAGGAGCTTCGAGCGGCGCTCCCCGAGCCTCCCGCCGCGCGTCGGCGTCGGCTCAAGGCCGAGTGGGGCTTCACCGACCTGGAGTTCCAGGACGTCGCCAACGGCGGGCTCCTCGACGCGGTGGCCGACACGATCGCCGCAGGGGCCGCCCCCGCGGCCGCGCGCAAGTGGTGGACGGGCGAGATCACCCGCGTCGCCAACGCGCAGGAGCGCGATGCGGCCGACCTCGTCTCGCCGGCGAACGTCGCGGCCCTTCAAAAGCTCGTGGATGCGGGGACGCTCACTGACAAGCTCGCCCGTCAGGTGCTCGAAGGCGTCATCGCCGGTGAGGGGACACCCGAAGAGGTCGTCGATGCGCGCGGGCTCGCCGTGGTCTCCGATGACGGTGCGTTGATCGCGGCGATCGACGATGCGCTTGCGGCACAGCCCGATGTCCTCGCGAAGATCCGTGATGGCAAGGTGCAGGCCGCCGGCGCTGTCATCGGTGCGGTCATGAAGGCGATGAAGGGGCAGGCCGACGCCGCCCGCGTGCGAGAGCTCGTGCTAGAGCGCGCGGCCGCGCAGTAG